Genomic DNA from Streptomyces sp. NBC_01571:
TCCGCCCGAGAACGCCAGGAGCGAACAGCGGGTGGGAACAAAGTGGCGGTCAGTGGTGGTCGGTGGTGTGCAGCGGGAAGCCCGCGATGCCCCGCCACGCCAGCGAGGTCAGCAGCTGGACCGCCTGGTCGCGCGGCACGCTGCGGTCGCTGTGCAGCCAGGAGCGGGCCACCACCTGGGCCAGACCGCCCAGACCGGAGGCGAGGAGCATCGATTCGGCGCGCGAGAGACCGGTGTCCTCCGCGATGACGTCGCAGATGGCCTCGGCGCACTCGTGAGTGACCTTGTCCACGCGCTCGCGGACCGCCGGCTCGTTCGTCAGGTCGGACTCGAACACCAGTCGGAATGCGCCGCCGTCGTCCTCGACGTACGCGAAGTACGCGTCCATGGTGGCGCGGACGCGCAGCGAGTTGTCCGTGGTGGACGCCAGCGCGGCCCTCACCGCCTGCAGCAGGGACTCGCAATGCTGGTCAAGCAGGGCGAGATACAGGTCCAGCTTGCCCGGGAAGTGCTGGTAGAGAACCGGCTTGCTGACGCCCGCGCGCTCGGCGATGTCGTCCATGGCGGCCGAGTGGTATCCCTGAGCAACGAACACTTCCTGGGCGGCGCCGAGGAGCTGGTTGCGTCGGGCACGGCGCGGCAGGCGAGTGCCCCGCGGGCGCGCCGCCTCTGTCTGCTCGATGGCTGTCACGCCGCCTCCCAAAATTGTCCACTTGCGGTGTGCGCCGCGCCGCCATCGTACTTTTCGGTAACCCCGGTGTGCGCGGTGCGAGCGCAGAATTTCACGGACCGGACGCCGGCGATAGCGGCACAGAGGCCGTCCAACGGGGGCAGGGCGGGCGCCGTGACACCCGGATCACCCCCGGTCACCCGCCGGTGCGTGCGGCCTAGCGGTAGTCGTCCTCGTTGAGCTCGACGACTCTGGCCTGTTCGGCGAGGTCCGCCTCGTCGGCGTTGAGGGGGTCGCCCACGGTCTGGCCGCCGTCGTCCTGCGGTGTCAGTTCCGCGTGCTGTTCGGCGGCGTCGGCCTCGGGGGCCTCCGGGTCGAGCTCCGGGCTCTCGTCAACTACTGCGGTGAAGGTCTCGGGGTCCGTGGGGTCGACTGTCATGGTTCCTCTTCCCGAGCGGTGCGAGTGCGCTCCTGTGCGTCTGCGAGTGCCCTCGTCTGAAGCCTAGGAGACACCCGATCCAGACGCTATGCGATTCGCCCACCATCTGTGACGGCGAACACATGAACCACTGCGTGATCGTCTCGTAACATTGCCGCATGTCTTCGACCGAGCTGCCCTCCGTGCTGGCCGCCACCGTCACGCCGAGGGTCGGGACCGTCCGCGTCGCGGAGGGGGAGCGGCTGAGATCGGTCGGTCTGCCCGGGATCACGCTGACCGTGCGTTCCCGGCCACCCGCACGCGAGGGGCTGCCGCCCGCGCTGTACGTGCACGGACTGGGCGGTTCCTCGCAGAACTGGTCGGCCCTGATGCTGCAGCTCGACGGGCTCGTCGACGGCGAGGCCCTCGATCTGCCGGGCTTCGGCGACTCGCCGCCACCGGACGACGGGGACTACAGCGTCACCGGGCACGCGCGCGCCGTCATCCGCTACCTGGACGCCGCGCGCGGCCCCGTGCACCTGTTCGGCAACTCACTGGGCGGCGCCGTCGCCACCCGGGTCGCGGCCGTGCGGCCCGACCTCGTCCGCACGCTCACGCTCGTCTCGCCCGCGCTCCCGGAGATCCGCGTGCAGCGCACCGCGTGGCCGACCGCGCTGCTCGCGGTGCCCGGGGTGGCGGGACTGTTCACCCGGCTCACCAAGGACTGGAACGCCGAACAGCGCGTCCGTGGGGTCACGGCGCTCTGCTACGGGGATCCCGGCAGGGTGACGCCCGACGGGTTCCGCGAGGCGGTCGAGGAGATGGAGCGGCGGCTCGCGCTGCCCTATTTCTGGGACGCCATGACGCGCTCGGCGCGCGGCATCGTGAACGCGTACACGCTGGGCGGCCAGCACGGACTGTGGCGGCAGGCCGAGCGGGTGCTCGCGCCGACGCTGCTCGTCTACGGCGGCCGTGACCAGCTCGTCGGCTACCGTATGGCGCGACGCGCCGCGCGTGCGTTCCGTGACGGCCGGCTGCTGTCCCTGCCGGAGGCGGGTCATGTCGCGATGATGGAGTACCCGGAGACGGTGGCCATGGCCTTCCGTGAACTCCTCGCGGAATCCACCGAGTCGACCTCGTCGGCCGTCACCGGTGCGGGGAGCTGAGGCAGGGCGTGGGACGACACAGTCGCCGGGGGCGGCCGGAGAAGAGCGACACGGGGGGCAAGCCGGGGGCATCGGCACCCGGTGCGGCGCCGGGTACGGCCCAGAGGCCGGGAGGCGCGCCGCAGGAGGCCCCGCGCGGCGCACTGGGCCCCCGGCCGCCCCGCCCTCAGACGGGCGGGACGCCTCCCGCGGGAGCGCCCCGCGGGACGGACGGGACCCCGGCGCACGGAGTGCCGCGCTTCCAGGACCGCTTCCAGGACGGGACCCCGGCCCACGGCATACCCCGGCAGTCCGACGGGACGCCGGCCCACGGGGTGCCGCGGGTCGCCGACGGGACTCCGGCCCGTGGTGTGCCGCGTTTTCCTGATGGGACTCCGGCACACGGGGTGCCGCGTTTTCCCGACGGGACGCCCGCGCACGGCATCCCGCGGACGGCCGACGGAACACCCGCGCGCGGTGTGCCCCGGATGGCCGAGGGCGCTCCGGCCCGAGGGTCGGCCCAGACGCGTGGCGGGCACCCCGAGCAGCGTGAGACCGGCGGTGGCTGGGGCGATTTCGGGGGCGGTCCGCCGAGCGGAGTCGTGTACGGCGGCCCCCGGGCGACACCCCAGGCCGCGCCCGGCGGCCACTCAGGCCCCGCGGCGCCGGGCGGGCCCCGCGTCCCCGGCCAACGCCAGGAGGCCGGAACAGGGCAGGGAACCGGTTCCGGTTCCGGTTTCGGGTCCGGGTCCGGGCGTGGACCCCGGCAGGCCTACGTCGACGCCTTCGACGAGGACGGCACCGGAGACGTCGACCTCTTCGAACCCCGCCGTACCACCGCACTCCGCAGCGCTCCCCATGGCCCCGTCACCGACTGGGATCCGCAGATCGTCGAGGAGGCGCCGCCGCAGCCCGACGAGGAGGGCAGGTCCAGGGGCGGCAAGGGCCGGACGTTCACCGGCATCGCCGCGGCCGCCGTCACCACCGTGCTCGCCGTCGTGGTGGCCGGACAGGTGGCCACCGGGCGCGACGGCGGCGGCGCGCACACGCAGTCCGCCGCCGGTGCGGGCCGGGGCGCCCTCGGCCCCGCCTCACGCGGCGACGGCCGGGCCACCGCGTCCGGCACACCGGGCGTGCAGCCCGTGAAGACGCTGACGTACGACGAGAAGATGGGCGAGAAGTACCCGCTCGGTCCCAAGCTCAAGGCGTCGGGCAGGTTCGACGCCGTCACCGGGTTCGACAAGGCGCCCGGCAAGGGCCGGAAGTACACCTATCGAGTGGATGTGGAACAGGGCCTCGGACTTGACGGCGCGCTCTTCGCGCAGGCCGTGCAGAAAACCCTGAACGACCGGAGGAGCTGGGCCCACAAGGGCGCCCGCACCTTCGAGCGGATCTCCTCCGGCAGGCCCGACTTCGTGATCACGCTGGCCAGCCCGGGCACCACCGCCGAGTGGTGCGCCAAGTCCGGCCTGGACACGACCGAGGACAACGTGTCCTGCGACTCGGCCTCCACCGAACGCGTCATGATCAACGCGTACCGCTGGGCCCAGGGCTCCACGACGTACGGCGACGCGATCCACCCCTACCGGCAGATGCTCATCAACCACGAGGTCGGCCACCGGCTCGGATACGGCCATGTCAGCTGCGAGAAGGACGGCGCGCTCGCGCCGGTGATGCAGCAGCAGACCAAGTTCCTCGACCATGACGGGATTCACTGCCTGCCCAATCCCTGGCCGTATCCTGGCAGTTGACCCTGAGTCGACAGGAGTCACGTCCGTCACGGGCCGGACCACGTTGACATGCTCCGAAAGTTCGTTCATATTTCTGCGCATGTGGTCCAGTCCTGCCGTCCGTCGCGCCGCCATCGAGCTGGCGCTGATCGGCGTGACCGCGCTCTGCGTGGCCGACATCCACTGTCGCTGACGTCCGCCCCCGGCGTGCTCGTCGCGATTCCGTTTCCTCCGTGACCGCAATGGTCCGTGACCTTTCGGCGACCTGACGCCGGGGCAGACGTCTGTTCACTTTCGTCTCACTCCTCGTCAATCTGTCTCATCATCCGAGAGGTCGTCTTCCGATGCGTCAACCGTCCGTGAACAGAGCCCGTGTGGCCACCGTTTCGCTTGCCCTGGTCGTGGCAGCGGGCGCCGCCGCCTGCGGGCCCGAGGACAACGATGCCAAGGGCGCCGGGGGCGACTCCGAGCTGCGGAAGGGGGGCACGCTCACCGTCCTCAACGCCAACCCGCAGGAGGACTTCGACCCAGCGCGCCTGTACACCTCCGGCGGCGGCAACGTCCCCTCCCTCGTCTTCCGTACGCTCACCACCCGCAACCGCGAGAACGGGGCCGACGGTGCCAAGGTCGTCCCCGACCTCGCCACCGACACCGGCCGTCCGAACAAGGACGCGACCGTGTGGACGTACACCCTGAAGAAGGGCCTCACGTACGAGGACGGCACGCCGATCACCTCCGCCGACATCAAGTACGGCATCGAGCGTTCCTTCGCGGCCGAACTCTCCGGCGGCGCGCCCTACCTGAGGGACTGGCTGATCGGCGGCGCCGACTACCAGGGCCCCTACAAGGACAAGAAGGGCCTCGACTCGATCGAGACCCCGGACGACCTCACCATCGTCTTCCACCTCGACAAGCCCGAGGGCGAGTTCCCCTACCTCGCCACCCAGACGCAGTT
This window encodes:
- a CDS encoding Ms4533A family Cys-rich leader peptide, with protein sequence MWSSPAVRRAAIELALIGVTALCVADIHCR
- a CDS encoding alpha/beta fold hydrolase, with amino-acid sequence MSSTELPSVLAATVTPRVGTVRVAEGERLRSVGLPGITLTVRSRPPAREGLPPALYVHGLGGSSQNWSALMLQLDGLVDGEALDLPGFGDSPPPDDGDYSVTGHARAVIRYLDAARGPVHLFGNSLGGAVATRVAAVRPDLVRTLTLVSPALPEIRVQRTAWPTALLAVPGVAGLFTRLTKDWNAEQRVRGVTALCYGDPGRVTPDGFREAVEEMERRLALPYFWDAMTRSARGIVNAYTLGGQHGLWRQAERVLAPTLLVYGGRDQLVGYRMARRAARAFRDGRLLSLPEAGHVAMMEYPETVAMAFRELLAESTESTSSAVTGAGS
- a CDS encoding TetR/AcrR family transcriptional regulator; translation: MTAIEQTEAARPRGTRLPRRARRNQLLGAAQEVFVAQGYHSAAMDDIAERAGVSKPVLYQHFPGKLDLYLALLDQHCESLLQAVRAALASTTDNSLRVRATMDAYFAYVEDDGGAFRLVFESDLTNEPAVRERVDKVTHECAEAICDVIAEDTGLSRAESMLLASGLGGLAQVVARSWLHSDRSVPRDQAVQLLTSLAWRGIAGFPLHTTDHH
- a CDS encoding DUF3152 domain-containing protein — translated: MPRFPDGTPAHGIPRTADGTPARGVPRMAEGAPARGSAQTRGGHPEQRETGGGWGDFGGGPPSGVVYGGPRATPQAAPGGHSGPAAPGGPRVPGQRQEAGTGQGTGSGSGFGSGSGRGPRQAYVDAFDEDGTGDVDLFEPRRTTALRSAPHGPVTDWDPQIVEEAPPQPDEEGRSRGGKGRTFTGIAAAAVTTVLAVVVAGQVATGRDGGGAHTQSAAGAGRGALGPASRGDGRATASGTPGVQPVKTLTYDEKMGEKYPLGPKLKASGRFDAVTGFDKAPGKGRKYTYRVDVEQGLGLDGALFAQAVQKTLNDRRSWAHKGARTFERISSGRPDFVITLASPGTTAEWCAKSGLDTTEDNVSCDSASTERVMINAYRWAQGSTTYGDAIHPYRQMLINHEVGHRLGYGHVSCEKDGALAPVMQQQTKFLDHDGIHCLPNPWPYPGS